The Paraburkholderia sp. SOS3 genome includes a region encoding these proteins:
- a CDS encoding GtrA family protein, whose amino-acid sequence MNTAAASRTALVTWYALFALISMVANLVSQKIAWHFYDGPFSIPLAVCIGTGVGLIVKYALDKAWIFRYEHRSVAHGIETFMRYVVMGLATTAIFWAMEFTAQVLFHSETARLAGGALGLTLGYIAKYQLDKRFVFA is encoded by the coding sequence GTGAACACGGCCGCCGCGAGCCGCACCGCTCTCGTGACGTGGTACGCGTTATTCGCGCTCATTTCGATGGTGGCCAATCTCGTCAGCCAGAAGATCGCATGGCACTTCTACGACGGGCCATTTTCGATCCCGCTTGCCGTATGCATCGGCACGGGCGTGGGACTTATCGTCAAGTACGCGCTCGACAAGGCGTGGATCTTCCGCTACGAGCACCGCAGCGTGGCTCACGGTATCGAGACCTTCATGCGCTACGTCGTCATGGGTCTTGCCACCACCGCCATCTTCTGGGCCATGGAATTCACCGCTCAAGTGCTCTTTCATTCGGAAACAGCACGCCTTGCCGGCGGGGCGCTCGGCCTTACGCTCGGCTATATCGCA